In Nitrobacteraceae bacterium AZCC 1564, the following proteins share a genomic window:
- a CDS encoding L-serine dehydratase (product_source=KO:K01752; cath_funfam=3.30.1330.90; cog=COG1760; ko=KO:K01752; pfam=PF03313,PF03315; superfamily=143548; tigrfam=TIGR00720), whose translation MISVFDLFKIGIGPSSSHTVGPMKAAAAFIGLLSADEQLAVDRLKVTLLGSLAWTGRGHGTDKAVVLGLSGFAPETIDPDKANDNVATVAAKKQLTLPGGRTIAFDPAQDIDFNFDEAPTGHPNTMRCSAFDANGNEVKRETWYSIGGGFIQREGELGSTAASSSEIPYDYHSAAELIDMCDRSGLSIADIVLANERAFADEAAVHAGLDRITAVMFDCIDRGMRTDGELPGGLKVKRRARALRDRLQASETRNMRHSIPAMDYASLYAIAVNEENAAGGRVVTAPTNGAAGVLPAVLRYYADHCQGASQEGIRIFLLTSAAIGALCKMNASISGAEVGCQGEVGVACSMAAAGLTASLGGSSRQIENAAEIGMEHHLGMTCDPIGGLVQIPCIERNAFGAVKAINATSLALSGDGSHHVSLDQVIRTMRDTGADMQAKYKETSRGGLAVNVPDC comes from the coding sequence ATGATCAGCGTTTTCGACCTGTTCAAGATCGGGATCGGGCCATCGTCTTCTCATACGGTGGGGCCGATGAAAGCCGCTGCGGCTTTTATCGGTTTGCTGAGTGCGGACGAGCAATTGGCCGTTGATCGGCTGAAGGTGACCTTGCTTGGTTCGCTTGCATGGACGGGGCGGGGTCACGGCACGGACAAGGCTGTTGTGCTCGGCCTGTCAGGCTTCGCGCCCGAGACGATTGATCCGGATAAGGCAAACGACAACGTCGCCACGGTCGCTGCAAAGAAGCAGCTGACATTACCGGGCGGCAGGACAATCGCGTTCGATCCTGCCCAAGATATTGATTTTAACTTTGATGAAGCTCCCACCGGTCATCCGAACACCATGCGGTGTTCGGCATTCGACGCGAATGGCAACGAGGTGAAAAGAGAGACTTGGTATTCGATCGGCGGCGGGTTCATCCAGCGGGAAGGGGAGCTGGGTTCGACCGCAGCGTCGTCGTCAGAGATTCCTTATGATTATCACAGCGCCGCTGAACTAATCGACATGTGCGATCGGTCCGGCCTTTCGATCGCGGACATCGTGCTCGCGAACGAGCGAGCTTTTGCGGATGAAGCGGCGGTTCACGCTGGATTGGATCGTATCACTGCCGTGATGTTCGACTGTATCGACCGGGGCATGCGTACCGATGGTGAGCTCCCGGGAGGGTTGAAAGTCAAGCGCCGTGCACGCGCCTTGCGTGACCGGCTGCAGGCGTCGGAAACCCGCAACATGCGGCATTCGATCCCGGCGATGGATTATGCCAGTCTGTATGCAATTGCCGTCAATGAAGAAAACGCGGCGGGCGGCCGTGTGGTGACCGCGCCGACCAATGGTGCCGCCGGTGTGTTGCCAGCAGTCCTTCGTTACTACGCCGACCATTGCCAGGGCGCTTCGCAGGAGGGGATCAGGATTTTTCTCCTGACCAGTGCCGCCATTGGGGCGCTTTGCAAGATGAACGCGTCCATCTCCGGAGCGGAAGTCGGATGCCAAGGCGAGGTTGGTGTGGCATGCTCCATGGCTGCCGCGGGCCTGACAGCCTCCTTGGGCGGCAGCAGCCGGCAGATCGAGAATGCTGCGGAGATTGGGATGGAGCACCATCTCGGAATGACGTGCGATCCGATCGGTGGCCTGGTTCAGATACCGTGTATTGAACGCAATGCGTTCGGCGCGGTAAAGGCGATCAACGCTACGTCGTTGGCATTAAGCGGCGATGGGTCGCATCATGTCTCGCTTGATCAGGTGATCCGCACGATGCGGGATACCGGAGCCGACATGCAGGCGAAATACAAGGAAACCTCGCGCGGGGGCCTCGCGGTGAATGTGCCTGACTGCTGA
- a CDS encoding putative F420-dependent oxidoreductase (product_source=TIGR03619; cath_funfam=3.20.20.30; cog=COG2141; pfam=PF00296; superfamily=51679; tigrfam=TIGR03619) has protein sequence MTILSNTFGIAARNFTAWPELPDAKALIDYGVRVEELGYDSLWVWDHILLGVDPHFPILDSLTTLTAIAARTSKIKLGTGILVLPLRNPVALAKQLSTMDQFSNGRMLMGMASGWYKREFDAMGIPFDKRGKLMDENLDILNRLWTEPMVDGKYLAHNISAAVMYPKPVQQPRMPILIGGYVDRVLQRAATAGDGWLTYFYSPEAFAKSWAKLRNFAKEGGKDPDKLLNASQLPIMVGPSKAAVRDEMMDWLNKEWDFPEHSDCSRESAIMGSVDECVEQLKAHLAVGVQKIIFVPYKYKMDQVETIAREIIPRLKAK, from the coding sequence ATGACAATCCTGTCGAATACGTTCGGTATCGCCGCGCGCAATTTCACCGCTTGGCCGGAGCTTCCGGACGCCAAGGCGCTGATTGATTACGGTGTGCGCGTTGAAGAGCTTGGCTATGACTCGCTTTGGGTCTGGGATCACATCCTCCTCGGTGTTGATCCGCATTTTCCGATTCTTGATTCCTTGACGACACTGACGGCGATTGCCGCGCGCACGAGCAAGATCAAGCTCGGCACCGGTATTCTTGTTCTTCCGCTGCGCAATCCTGTTGCGCTGGCGAAGCAGCTGTCGACCATGGACCAGTTCTCCAATGGGCGCATGCTGATGGGCATGGCCTCCGGCTGGTATAAGCGCGAATTCGATGCGATGGGCATCCCGTTCGACAAGCGCGGCAAGTTGATGGATGAGAATCTCGACATTCTCAACCGCCTGTGGACCGAACCGATGGTCGATGGCAAGTACCTGGCGCACAACATTTCTGCGGCGGTGATGTATCCAAAGCCGGTGCAACAGCCGCGCATGCCGATCCTGATCGGTGGTTACGTTGATCGCGTGCTGCAGCGTGCGGCGACGGCCGGTGATGGTTGGCTCACCTATTTCTATTCCCCGGAAGCGTTCGCAAAGTCCTGGGCCAAGCTGCGCAATTTCGCCAAAGAAGGCGGCAAGGATCCCGACAAGCTGCTGAACGCGTCGCAACTGCCAATCATGGTCGGTCCATCGAAAGCGGCGGTCCGCGACGAGATGATGGATTGGCTGAACAAGGAATGGGACTTCCCGGAACACAGCGATTGTTCACGCGAAAGTGCGATCATGGGGTCGGTCGACGAATGCGTTGAGCAGTTGAAAGCGCATCTTGCCGTCGGCGTGCAAAAGATCATCTTCGTTCCTTACAAGTACAAGATGGATCAGGTTGAGACGATTGCACGCGAGATCATTCCACGGCTGAAAGCCAAGTAA
- a CDS encoding branched-chain amino acid transport system substrate-binding protein (product_source=KO:K01999; cath_funfam=3.40.50.2300; cleavage_site_network=SignalP-noTM; cog=COG0683; ko=KO:K01999; pfam=PF13458; superfamily=53822): MIKHSKLFRAIAAAALLSTGLATQAFAQTIKIGVNEPLTGPFAASGTYVVNGAKIAADEINAKGGVLGKKIELVIEDNKSNPTEAAAVAEKLITADKVPVIMGAWGSSLTLAVMPKLMEYKVPMVVETSSSGKITTTGNPYIFRISPPSSVEAAAFKDILPKMSVKKADFLVINNDWGRGAADDFGKIFKADNVGVGLVETMDQSAQDMSAQLSKIKASDSDTIMVTTAVEQLTLVLKQATALGIKKKIITTGGSQNPDQLIEQAGVAANGTFHLTTFAPWYPDATPNPEATKYFLGEWKKRGFNFAGATESFRGYDGIRTIAAAIEKAGKAEPQAISKALWEIDLLGLNGKIKFQKQGPAGKESGQSMPNVYLIKIDDAKVVLPKL, translated from the coding sequence ATGATTAAGCACTCGAAATTATTTAGGGCGATCGCGGCCGCTGCGCTGCTGTCGACAGGTCTGGCGACGCAGGCATTTGCACAGACCATCAAGATTGGCGTCAACGAACCCTTGACCGGGCCATTCGCGGCTTCCGGGACTTACGTTGTCAACGGCGCGAAAATCGCAGCCGATGAAATCAACGCCAAGGGAGGCGTGCTCGGCAAGAAGATTGAGCTCGTTATCGAAGATAACAAGAGCAATCCGACCGAAGCTGCGGCCGTTGCCGAAAAGCTGATCACGGCCGACAAAGTTCCTGTCATCATGGGTGCATGGGGCTCGAGCCTGACGCTCGCAGTCATGCCGAAGCTGATGGAATACAAGGTCCCGATGGTGGTCGAGACCTCGTCGTCGGGCAAGATCACGACGACCGGCAATCCTTACATCTTCCGCATCTCGCCGCCGTCCTCCGTTGAAGCCGCGGCGTTCAAGGACATCCTGCCAAAGATGTCGGTCAAGAAAGCTGACTTCCTCGTCATCAACAATGATTGGGGGCGCGGTGCGGCCGACGATTTCGGAAAGATCTTCAAGGCCGATAATGTTGGAGTCGGTCTTGTTGAAACCATGGATCAGTCCGCTCAAGATATGAGCGCGCAGCTGTCTAAAATTAAGGCATCGGATTCTGATACGATCATGGTCACGACTGCCGTCGAGCAGCTCACTCTTGTTTTGAAGCAGGCAACGGCACTCGGCATCAAGAAGAAGATCATCACCACGGGTGGTTCACAGAATCCTGACCAGCTGATCGAGCAGGCCGGCGTCGCTGCCAACGGCACTTTCCACCTGACGACCTTCGCACCGTGGTACCCGGATGCGACGCCAAATCCGGAGGCAACCAAGTACTTCCTCGGCGAATGGAAGAAGCGCGGCTTCAATTTCGCTGGCGCAACGGAAAGCTTCCGTGGCTATGACGGCATCCGCACCATCGCGGCTGCTATCGAAAAGGCGGGCAAGGCAGAGCCTCAAGCTATCTCGAAGGCTCTCTGGGAAATCGACCTGCTCGGATTGAACGGCAAGATCAAGTTCCAGAAGCAGGGCCCTGCCGGAAAGGAAAGCGGCCAGAGCATGCCGAACGTCTATCTGATCAAGATCGACGACGCGAAGGTGGTTCTTCCTAAGCTCTAA